A part of Streptomyces sp. DSM 40750 genomic DNA contains:
- a CDS encoding acetate kinase, giving the protein MTANRVLVLNSGSSSVKYQLLDMRDNSRLAMGLVERIGEETSRLKHTHVGSGDSRERTGPIADHEAALKAVAEELAADGLGLDSPELAAIGHRVVHGGQSFTHPTVADDAVLAEIERLIPVAPLHNPANLTGIRTARALRPDLPQVAVFDTAFHTTMPESAARYAIDVETADAHRIRRYGFHGTSHAYVSRATAELLGKAPEDVNVIVLHLGNGASASAVEGGRCVDTSMGLTPLEGLVMGTRSGDMDPAVIFHLMRVGGMSTDEIDTLLNKKSGLIGLCGDNDMREIRRRIDEGDERAKLAFDIYIHRLKKYIGAYYAVLGRVDAVAFTAGVGENAAPVREAAVAGLEGLGLAVDGELNAVRGDGPRLISPAGARVAVAVVPTDEELEIAAQTYALVGKNT; this is encoded by the coding sequence GTGACCGCGAACCGTGTCCTCGTCCTCAACTCCGGCTCCTCCTCCGTGAAGTACCAGCTGCTCGACATGCGCGACAACAGCCGTCTCGCCATGGGTCTGGTGGAGCGCATCGGTGAGGAGACCTCCCGGTTGAAGCACACACACGTGGGCAGTGGCGACTCCCGCGAGCGCACCGGCCCGATCGCCGACCACGAGGCCGCCCTGAAGGCCGTCGCCGAGGAGCTGGCCGCGGACGGGCTCGGCCTCGACTCCCCCGAGCTGGCCGCCATCGGGCACCGTGTCGTGCACGGCGGGCAGAGCTTCACGCACCCGACCGTCGCCGACGACGCCGTGCTCGCCGAGATCGAGCGGCTGATCCCGGTGGCGCCGCTGCACAACCCGGCCAACCTGACCGGGATCCGGACCGCCCGGGCCCTGCGGCCCGACCTCCCACAGGTCGCCGTGTTCGACACGGCCTTCCACACGACGATGCCGGAATCCGCCGCCCGCTACGCGATCGACGTGGAGACGGCCGACGCGCACCGCATCCGGCGCTACGGATTCCACGGCACCTCGCACGCGTACGTGTCCCGGGCGACCGCCGAGCTGCTGGGGAAGGCACCCGAGGACGTCAACGTCATCGTGCTGCACCTCGGCAACGGGGCGTCCGCGTCGGCGGTCGAGGGCGGCCGGTGTGTGGACACCTCCATGGGGCTCACGCCTTTGGAGGGGCTGGTGATGGGTACGCGGTCCGGAGACATGGACCCGGCCGTCATCTTTCATTTGATGCGCGTTGGCGGAATGTCCACGGACGAGATCGACACTCTCCTCAACAAGAAGAGCGGTCTGATCGGGCTGTGCGGCGACAACGACATGCGGGAAATACGCCGGCGTATCGACGAGGGCGACGAGCGGGCGAAGCTGGCCTTCGACATCTACATTCACCGGTTGAAGAAGTACATCGGTGCCTACTACGCGGTGCTCGGCCGGGTGGACGCGGTCGCGTTCACCGCGGGTGTCGGCGAGAACGCGGCGCCCGTGCGGGAGGCCGCCGTGGCGGGCCTGGAGGGCCTGGGCCTCGCGGTCGACGGCGAGCTGAACGCCGTACGGGGCGACGGGCCGCGGCTGATCTCGCCGGCCGGCGCGCGGGTCGCGGTCGCGGTGGTGCCGACGGACGAGGAGCTGGAGATCGCGGCACAGACGTACGCCCTGGTCGGAAAGAACACCTGA
- the pyk gene encoding pyruvate kinase, producing MRRSKIVCTLGPAVDSHEQLVALIEAGMNVARFNFSHGSHAEHQGRYDRVRAASAETGKAIGVLADLQGPKIRLETFAEGPVELVRGDEFTITVEDVPGDRQICGTTYKGLPGDVGPGDQVLINDGNVELKVIEVDGPRVRTEVIEGGVISDHKGINLPGAAVNVPALSEKDVEDLRFALRMGCDLVALSFVRDASDVRDVHKVMDEVGRRVPVIAKVEKPQAVENMEDVVMAFDGVMVARGDLAVEYPLEKVPMVQKRLIELCRRNAKPVIVATQMMESMITNSRPTRAEASDVANAILDGADAVMLSAESSVGAYPLETVRTMSKIVTAAEEELLSKGLQPLVPGKKPRTQGGSIARAACEIADFLGGRALVAFTQSGDTARRLSRYRATQPIIAYTTDESTRNQLALSWGVESHVVPFVNSTDEMVDLVDHEMIKLNRFQEGDIAVITAGSPPGVPGTTNMVRVHHLGGGARD from the coding sequence ATGCGCCGTTCGAAAATCGTCTGTACTCTCGGCCCCGCGGTCGACTCCCACGAGCAACTGGTCGCCCTCATCGAGGCCGGCATGAACGTGGCCCGTTTCAATTTCAGCCACGGCAGCCACGCCGAGCACCAGGGCCGCTACGACCGGGTCCGGGCCGCGTCCGCCGAGACCGGCAAGGCCATCGGTGTCCTCGCCGACCTCCAGGGCCCGAAGATCCGTCTGGAGACCTTCGCCGAGGGTCCGGTGGAGCTGGTGCGCGGTGACGAGTTCACCATCACCGTCGAGGACGTGCCGGGCGACAGGCAGATCTGCGGTACGACGTACAAGGGTCTGCCCGGTGACGTGGGCCCCGGCGACCAGGTCCTGATCAACGACGGCAACGTCGAGCTGAAGGTCATCGAGGTCGACGGTCCGCGGGTGCGGACGGAGGTCATCGAGGGCGGTGTCATCTCCGACCACAAGGGCATCAACCTGCCCGGCGCGGCCGTGAACGTGCCGGCGCTGTCCGAGAAGGACGTCGAGGACCTGCGGTTCGCGCTGCGGATGGGCTGCGACCTGGTGGCGCTGTCCTTCGTGCGGGACGCGAGCGACGTGCGGGACGTCCACAAGGTGATGGACGAGGTGGGCCGCCGGGTCCCCGTCATCGCCAAGGTGGAGAAGCCGCAGGCCGTCGAGAACATGGAGGACGTCGTGATGGCGTTCGACGGCGTGATGGTCGCCCGTGGCGACCTGGCCGTCGAGTACCCGCTCGAGAAGGTCCCCATGGTGCAGAAGCGGCTCATCGAGCTGTGCCGCCGCAACGCCAAGCCGGTGATCGTGGCGACCCAGATGATGGAGTCGATGATCACCAACTCCCGGCCCACGCGCGCCGAGGCGTCCGACGTCGCCAACGCCATCCTGGACGGCGCGGACGCGGTCATGCTGTCGGCGGAGTCCAGCGTGGGCGCGTACCCGCTGGAGACGGTCCGGACGATGTCGAAGATCGTCACGGCGGCCGAGGAGGAGCTCCTCTCCAAGGGCCTGCAGCCGCTCGTGCCGGGCAAGAAGCCGCGGACGCAGGGTGGTTCGATCGCCCGTGCCGCCTGCGAGATCGCCGACTTCCTCGGTGGCCGTGCCCTGGTGGCCTTCACCCAGTCCGGCGACACCGCCCGTCGGCTGTCCCGCTACCGCGCGACCCAGCCGATCATCGCGTACACCACCGACGAGTCCACCCGTAACCAGCTGGCGCTCAGCTGGGGTGTCGAGTCGCACGTCGTGCCGTTCGTGAACAGCACCGACGAGATGGTCGACCTGGTGGACCACGAGATGATCAAGCTCAACCGCTTCCAGGAGGGCGACATCGCGGTCATCACCGCCGGTTCGCCCCCCGGTGTCCCGGGCACCACGAACATGGTCCGGGTGCACCACCTGGGCGGCGGCGCCCGCGACTGA